The Sphaerochaeta sp. sequence CCGAGGTCAAGGCAGCATTGGAGACAGGAAGCGGGGAAGACCGAAGAACCTCCGCCACCAGCGGGAAATCCACCCTGTACCAGGCACAGCTCCTGGCCCTCTCCCCTCCGGTCATCCTCCGGGTCGGTCTGGAACAACAGAGCGTTTCCGTCTGGAGGCGGGTGTTCGTATCGCGGTTCACCCCGATTCTGCTCGCCGCCCTGATCTTCTCCCTGGCCGTCTCGTTGATTCTGATGGACGGCATCAGCAAGCCGCTGACCCATATCGCCGAGGTGGCAAAAGCGTACGGAAACGGACAACTGGACCGACGCATTTGGATCGACGGACCGGATGAGGTGAAGATGGTGGGGTCCACCCTGCAGTCCATGGCGGAACAGCTCTCAACCCAGATGAACCGTCTGGAGACGGACCGCAGCCGCTTTTCCACCATTCTGGAGACGATGACCGAAGCGGTGATTCTGGTCGATCCGAAGAAACAGGTCATCCTGTCCAACGGAGAGGCGAAACGACGGTTCGGGACGGGAAAGACGTTGATGGAGATGATTCCTGACTCCGACCTGCTCTCCCTCTGCGGCGACACGCTGGAATCCAACCGGACGGGCAGCTGTACGGTGAAGAACGAGAAGGCGATCTTCCAGGCGAGCATCGCCCCGATCCACATGGAGGGGCTGGTCACCGGAGCGGTCATCACGCTGTCGGACATCACCAACCTGAAGCACCTGGAACAGGTACGAAAAGATTTTGTCGCAAACGTCTCCCACGAGCTGAAAAGTCCGCTTACTTCCATCCTGGGATTCTCCGACATCCTTACCTCAAAGGATCTCAGCGAGGAGGAGCGCATCAAGTTCGCCAGCATCGTCAAGGCGAACAGCGAGCGGATGATGGGCATCATCCAGGATCTGCTCACCCTGGCGTCGCTGGAACGGGACGAAACGACTATTCCGATGCAACCCTCCCCGCTTGGGGTGATCATCGAAGAGACGCTGACCGGCGCCACGTACAAGGCGGACCGAAAGTCTATCACGTTGAAAGTGGACAACCCGCTTCCCGCCGATACCCAGGTGTACGGCTCCCAATCGCTGTTGGTCCAGGCGCTCCTCAATCTGGTGATCAACGCCATCTTGTACTCTCCGGAACACACCACCGTCACGCTACAGGTCAGAAAAGAGGGACGAATGATCTCCTTTGCCATCATCGATCATGGAGTCGGCATCGCAAAAGAAGACCAGGAACGGATTTTCGAACGGTTCTACCGGGTGGACAAAGCAAGGTCCCGTTCCGTCGGAGGAACGGGACTGGGATTGTCCATCGTGCGCCACGTGGCGATGATCCACAAAGGAACGGTGACGGTCCAGAGCAAGCTCGGTGAGGGCTCCACCTTCACGTTCACCATCCCGTTGGAAGGGAAGATCGGGGAACTGCAGGAGAAAAGCGACCGGATGCTGGAGCCCCGCTTCAGTTCAGGTCGGGCTTGACGCCCTCGGCCATATAGACGATCCAGGCACAGATATTGGTGACGTGGTCCCCAAAGCGTTCCAGTTCTTTGGACACGTAGTGGTAATCGAACAGGTTTTCCCGCTCCGCCACATCCGCGGCGTCCACGGCGATGATCATCTTCCCCGCCTTGGCGTTCAGCCGGTCCACCTCATCGTCCATCTTGGCGATCTCCCTGGCTTTCTGGGAATCCATTCTTACCAACGCGTCGATCACCTCGGCGGCCATGTGATGGTCCGCCTCAGCCATCTCGGCGATCACCGCGGCGATATCCTGGTGTTTCCTCGGCGTCATCGGCATGACGGCCAGTGCGGCCAGATGGCAGGCATGGTCACCCATCCGTTCCAGGCTGGTGACGATCTTCATGCCGGCGATCACCTGGCGCATGTACTGGCCGTACGGCGCTTCGCTGATCAGAATCCGCACGCCGTCGCTTTCGATCAAATCGCGCATCTGGTCGATGAAGTAATCATCTCCCTTGACCTTTTCGGACAGTTTGACGTCTTCCTTTTCGAACGCTTCCCGGGCAAGCGCGATGGATTCCTCCACCCTGCTTGCCATCTGTACCAGCAGTTCATGGTAGAACTGCAGTTTGTCATCCAATTGATATTTCTTTTCCATTCCGTCCCCCTTTCATCAACCGAATTTTCCGCTGATGTAATCTTCGGTGCGTTTGTCCTTCGGCTTGAAGAAGATCTGGCTGGTGTCTCCGCTCTCCACCAGATATCCGCACCGGTCTGAGTCAATCAAGAAGAAGCAGGTCTTGTCGGAGACACGGCTGGCCTGCTGCATGTTGTGGGTCACCACCACGATGGTGTACCGTTCCTTCAGCTGGGTCATCAGTTCCTCGATGTGCCCGGTGGCGATGGGATCCAACGCCGAGGTGGGCTCATCCATCAGGATCACACGAGGCTGGATTGCCAGCGTCCGTGCGATGCATAGTCGCTGCTGCTGGCCTCCGGAGAGGGAAAGTGCGCTTTTCTGAAGGCGGTCCTTCACCTCATCCCACAGCGCCGCCTGGCGCAGGGAGCGCTCAACGATCTCCATCAGCTGGTCTTTGGAAAGCCTTCCGTACAGACGGGGCCCGTAAGCCACATTGTCCAAAATGCTCATGGGGAACGGATTGGGCCGTTGAAACACCATGCCCACTTCCTTGCGAAGCGCCATGGCGTCATATTCGGTGAAGATGTCCTTCCCTTCGAATTTCACTTCTCCGGTGATCTTCACGCCGTCGATCAGATCGTTCATTCTGTCCAGCGTCCTGAGGAACGTCGACTTGCCGCATCCGGACGGTCCGATGCAGGCAGTGATGGCGTGTTCCGGGATGTCCAACGAGACATCCTTCAGGGCGTGTACCGCACCGTACCAAAGGTGCAGGTTCCGTATGGTGAACGCAGGCATGCTTACCGCCTCCTTGTATGAATCAATCGGTTGGCCACCGTGTTGATGACCAGCACCAGGACGATCAGCACCAGAGCGGAGGCGAACGCCTTGTCCGTCGACTGCCCTTCGGTGATCGTCAGGAAGATGTGCATCGCCAACACACGGCTGGACGATGTCAGGCTGTGGGCGATATCCGTCCCACTGCCGATGGTATAGATCAATGCGGCCGTCTCACCGATGGCCCGGCCGATGGCCAGAATCATGCCGGTGATGATGCCACGTTTGGAACTGGGCAGCACCACACGGAGGATCGTCTCGATCTTGGTGGCTCCCAGGGCCAGGCTCGCCTCGCTCAGGCTGCGGTCCACACTGGCGATCGCCTCCTGGCTGGTGCGGATGATGGTGGGGAGCACCATCAGGCTGACGGTCAGCGTGCCGCTGATCAGCGAGAAACCCCAGTGGAACAGCTGGACGAACACCAACAGCCCGAACAGGCCGAAGATGATGGAGGGAAGCGCGGAGAGAATATCGATGCCACTCTGGATCATCGATTTCATCTTCCCTTCCTTGGCGTACTCGCACAGCCACAGGGCCGCGGCGACACCGATGGGAAGGGAGAACAAAATGGTCAGCATTACCATGAAGAACGTGTTGACGATGATCGTCCCGATGCCGCCGTACTTGCCGGACTCCACCGTTTTTTCCGTCATGTAATCCCAGGTGAGGTTCACCCCGGATTCAATGCCCACCACCTGCAGGCTGGTGATGGCATGCCCTGCATCTTTTGCGTCCTGCCACTGGGCGGCGTCAACGACCAGGTAGGAACCCTCGGTGGATTCCACTTCATCCAGCGTGGAGACGTTCCTGACCGGCATGTCCGGTCCTCCCAGTTCTTTCCAGGAACGCACCGACCCTTCCTGCAGGTGCACCCATTGGATCGGCTCCACCATGGCGATGCGGTTGTTGCCGTACAGCGCCGCCACGGTGGGGTTGACGGCAAGCACCTCATCATACAATGGGATTTTCTTCAGATTCTTGCCTTTCTTCGAGGAGATGACGATCCCTCCCCGCTCCACGTGATCGGGAATGCGATTCTGGTACACCACCTTGTCTTTGGAAAGATCCATGTGGGAGAGAAAGGCGGGAAGCACATCATCGGTGATGTACAGCGTCACCGGCGAATCGACGCCGCTGAGGTTGCGAAGGCTGTAGATCTTTCCTTGGGCGATATTCCTGAGCGTGAACCAGGAAAGGTCAGACAACTGGTTGGATGCCGGCGCCGAAATGACGAAACCTTTTTCTTCCTGGGAAAGGGGAACCACATCCCGGATCACCCGGGTCTGTTTCCAGATTCCACGGAATGCGATATATCCGATGATCGCCACCAGCAAGATGATCGTCGTGACGGAGAGGATCCGCACCACGGCAAGCGCGATGGCATTGGTGGTCTTCCGGTTCATTTCTCCCTCCTATGGGTGGCGTGGATGACAAACAGGTTCAGCGCCAGAATAAAGAAGAACAACAGCATCGCCGTGGCGAACAGCGCCGACATATGGACGCCCTCGGCGTAGCTCATGTCGGTGACGATGTTCATCGTCAGCGTGCGTCCCATGGAGACCGGGCTCTTGGGGAAAAGCGGCGCATTGCCTCCAACGAGGAGCACGGCGGTCGTCTCACCTACGGCACGCCCCAACGCCATCACCAGGGAAGCGACGATCCCGCTTCGCGCGCTGGGAAGGATCACCCTGCTGATCGTCTGCCAGGTCGTCGCGCCCAAGGCGACGGAGGCTTCCTTCAGACTCGGTGATACGGCAGAGATGGATACTTCACTGATGTTGATGATCGTCGGCAGAATCATGATGGCGAGGATCAACGCCGCGGAGAGCAGGCTGTATCCGTTGCCCCCGAACACATTGCGGACGAACGGCACCACCACGGCGATGCCGAACAGGCCATAGATGATGGACGGAATGCCGGACAGAAGCTCGATGCTCTCCCTGAGGATCGCCGCCTTCCGTCCTTTGGCGAACAACGCCAGGTAGACGGCGGTCGCCAGGGAGATCGGCGTGGCGAAGAGCAAGGAAAGTCCGGTGACGATGAAACTCGCCACGATAAAGGAAAGCACCCCGTAATGGGGGTCGGCTGCCGACGGGCTCCAGTTTGTGGAGAACAGGAATTCCGTAAGGGGGACGTCACGGAACGTCGGTATTCCCTGGGCGAAGATGAAGATGGTGATCAACGCCACGGTGGCCACACAAACCAAAGCGGAGGCGAGCAGGATCACCCTGCCGCCCCGCTCAATCCGTTTTCTCGAACGAATGTCCATCGCGTTAGTTCAACGGGATGAATCCGGAGTCAAGAACGATCGCCTGACCCTTGGTCCCCAAGAGGAAGTCGACGAACTGCTTTCCGACACCTTCGAGCTGTCCCTTGCTCACCATGTACAGGCTGCGGGAGATCGGATACTTTCCATCCTTGACGTTCTCGGCGTTCGGCTCGACACCTTCGATGGTCAGCACTCTGCCGCCCGCTTCGGTGACGATCTTTCCGAAGGCCATTCCGATGTACCCGATGGCACCCGGCGTGGAAGCGATCTTCGTGGCGACCTCACCGTTTTCCTTGGCGACGATGGCGTTCTTGGAGAGCTCTTTCTTCGCTTTGTCCAGAACGATTTCCTTGAAGGAACCGTAGGTGCCGCTGGTCTCGTCCCTGACGACCAGCTGGATCGTCTCATTGGCTCCACCGACTTCCTTCCAGTTGGTCACATCCCCGGCGAAGATCGAGGCGAGCTGCGCCATGGTCAGGTTGCTGATGCCCACATCCTTGTTGACCGCCACGGAAAGTCCGTCCAGAGCGATGGTCGTCGGGATCAAGCCGGCGTCCAGCTCGGACTGCTTCAGCTCTCTGCTGGAACCAGCCAGGGAAAGCGTTCCTTCCTGCAGCTGCTTGATGCCTACGGAAGAACCGAGTGTCTCATAGGTGATGGCCACCGATGGATTTTCCGCTTCGAATGCCGGAATCGCCGTATTGGCGATCGGCGCCACGGTGGAAGACCCACCGAACGTATAACTTGTCTTTGTTGTTTCTTTGGACCCCTGGGCGAACAGACCACCTGCGATCAGCGCCACGATAAGGAGTGCTACGAATTGCTTTTTCATTTCTTTTCCTCCAACGTTTGACCCAACCTTACTGAAGGGGTATGGGGAAACTGCGAGGAAAGTATGAAAAAACCATGAAAAACAGCTCAGGAATGTCTTCGACCTGCAAAAAACCTTCCCATACAGAGAAGAATCTGCACAAAAGACGAGGATGGAGTTGCCAGGCCGACGGTGAACAGCGAAGCTCCGGCAAGCCCGCTGAAGACAAACGACAGGGGAATCCGCACACCGAAGGAGCCGACGATCCCCTGGACCATGACGAACTTCGTCCATCCCCTTCCATTGAAGTATCCCAGGAAGCAGAACAGGAACGACGTGAAGATGCAGTCAATGCCGTACGCTTTCAGGTAGTCCCCCGAGGCGGCGGCAACCGCCGTATCGGTGGTGAACAGCAGAGAGAGCCGAACGCCATGGAAGAAGGCAAGGACGAACATGCATACGCCGACGGCCAAGCTGGTCAGCATGCCGTACCAAAGCGCCTTGTCCGCCCGTTCCGTCCGTCCCGAGCCGACATTCTGGGCTACGAACGCGCTCATCGCCTGCATGAAGCTGGAAGGCACCAGCATCAAAAAGCCACACACCTTCTCCGCGATCCCCACCCCTGCGGAAGCCGTAAGCCCCATCCGGTTGATGATCGCCGCGATGACCAGAAAGGACAGGGAGACAAGCAGGTCCTGGAAGGAAAGCGGCAGCCCGATACGAAAGATGGCGCCGCACAACGACCGGTTCCACCGGATATGTTTCCGCGAGAACGGGAACGGGAACCGTTTTCCTCTGCAGAACGCCAGGGAAACGGCGACGCTGACACCTTGGGAAAGGACCGTGGCGATGGCCGCTCCCGCCACGCCCATCCCCAACACTCCGACAAGAAGAAGATCGCCGGCGATGTTGCACGCCGTGGCCAACGCGACGGAAAACAAGGGGAGCCGGGAGTTTCCCATGCCACGGAACACGGCGCCCAGCACGTTGTATGCGACGATGAGCAGCATGCCCGCCGAACATATCCTGACATACGCCGTCGCCTTGGCCTGGGCGGGGACCGGCGTGCGAAGAATCCGGATGACCACCCCGGAGAAGGGTTCCATCACCGCCATGGCCAGCATGCCAAGCACGACGAACAACGTGATCGTCGCGCCGATCACCCGCCCCACCTCCGTATCCTTCCCTTCCCCGATGTTCCGGGCGATCAAAACGGTCGAGCCCATGGCGATGTCCGACAGGACGAAGGTGACCGTCTGCATCACCATCGCCCCCAGGGAAACAGCGCTGACGTCCGACGCGTCACCGAACCGGCCGATGACCAGCATGTCCACCGCGCCATAGGCCGCCTGGAGGAACAAGGCAAGAAACACCGGGAAGGAGAAACGGATCAAAGGTCGGTAGATGGGGCCTTCGGTAAAACGCATGCTTCCCGTCATTGCGTCTCCTTCGGTCCATGGGGAGCCGGTTGATCCTCACGGGGAAGCCGGGAAAAGAACTGGAGAACGAACGGTATGGTCAGGATGAACGTGGCGACATCGGCAAGCGGCTGGGCAAGCTGGATGCCCCGAAGCCCCATTGTCCGCGTCAGCACCAGCAGCAACGGAATGAAGCACAAGCCGCTGCGCATCAGCGCGAGGATCGTCGCCACCAGACTCTTTCCGATGGACTGGAACAGCATGTTGCTCGCCACGGTGAAGCCCAGGCATACCATTGTGGCGCACTGGGCCCGCAGGGCGAACGCGCCGATGGCGACCACCTGGGGATCATCACGGAGCAGACGCACCAACGACGGGGCGAAGATGAATCCCAGCACGGCAAAGTCGGAGAGCAGGACGGTGCCGAACAGCACGGTGAACCGGTAGGCGTCCCGCACCCTGCGATAGGCGCGCGCCCCGTA is a genomic window containing:
- a CDS encoding ATP-binding protein, which gives rise to MKLRGQQAIIVASLLLLAGLLAFITADQSFRYVTDRLSEENLHRHSAYLKESIEASNAWDPAELNRYASSHQVRLTVIDPDGTVQYDSQENPQAMDNHAYRTEVKAALETGSGEDRRTSATSGKSTLYQAQLLALSPPVILRVGLEQQSVSVWRRVFVSRFTPILLAALIFSLAVSLILMDGISKPLTHIAEVAKAYGNGQLDRRIWIDGPDEVKMVGSTLQSMAEQLSTQMNRLETDRSRFSTILETMTEAVILVDPKKQVILSNGEAKRRFGTGKTLMEMIPDSDLLSLCGDTLESNRTGSCTVKNEKAIFQASIAPIHMEGLVTGAVITLSDITNLKHLEQVRKDFVANVSHELKSPLTSILGFSDILTSKDLSEEERIKFASIVKANSERMMGIIQDLLTLASLERDETTIPMQPSPLGVIIEETLTGATYKADRKSITLKVDNPLPADTQVYGSQSLLVQALLNLVINAILYSPEHTTVTLQVRKEGRMISFAIIDHGVGIAKEDQERIFERFYRVDKARSRSVGGTGLGLSIVRHVAMIHKGTVTVQSKLGEGSTFTFTIPLEGKIGELQEKSDRMLEPRFSSGRA
- the phoU gene encoding phosphate signaling complex protein PhoU, which gives rise to MEKKYQLDDKLQFYHELLVQMASRVEESIALAREAFEKEDVKLSEKVKGDDYFIDQMRDLIESDGVRILISEAPYGQYMRQVIAGMKIVTSLERMGDHACHLAALAVMPMTPRKHQDIAAVIAEMAEADHHMAAEVIDALVRMDSQKAREIAKMDDEVDRLNAKAGKMIIAVDAADVAERENLFDYHYVSKELERFGDHVTNICAWIVYMAEGVKPDLN
- the pstB gene encoding phosphate ABC transporter ATP-binding protein PstB; this encodes MPAFTIRNLHLWYGAVHALKDVSLDIPEHAITACIGPSGCGKSTFLRTLDRMNDLIDGVKITGEVKFEGKDIFTEYDAMALRKEVGMVFQRPNPFPMSILDNVAYGPRLYGRLSKDQLMEIVERSLRQAALWDEVKDRLQKSALSLSGGQQQRLCIARTLAIQPRVILMDEPTSALDPIATGHIEELMTQLKERYTIVVVTHNMQQASRVSDKTCFFLIDSDRCGYLVESGDTSQIFFKPKDKRTEDYISGKFG
- the pstA gene encoding phosphate ABC transporter permease PstA, with the protein product MNRKTTNAIALAVVRILSVTTIILLVAIIGYIAFRGIWKQTRVIRDVVPLSQEEKGFVISAPASNQLSDLSWFTLRNIAQGKIYSLRNLSGVDSPVTLYITDDVLPAFLSHMDLSKDKVVYQNRIPDHVERGGIVISSKKGKNLKKIPLYDEVLAVNPTVAALYGNNRIAMVEPIQWVHLQEGSVRSWKELGGPDMPVRNVSTLDEVESTEGSYLVVDAAQWQDAKDAGHAITSLQVVGIESGVNLTWDYMTEKTVESGKYGGIGTIIVNTFFMVMLTILFSLPIGVAAALWLCEYAKEGKMKSMIQSGIDILSALPSIIFGLFGLLVFVQLFHWGFSLISGTLTVSLMVLPTIIRTSQEAIASVDRSLSEASLALGATKIETILRVVLPSSKRGIITGMILAIGRAIGETAALIYTIGSGTDIAHSLTSSSRVLAMHIFLTITEGQSTDKAFASALVLIVLVLVINTVANRLIHTRRR
- the pstC gene encoding phosphate ABC transporter permease subunit PstC, which translates into the protein MDIRSRKRIERGGRVILLASALVCVATVALITIFIFAQGIPTFRDVPLTEFLFSTNWSPSAADPHYGVLSFIVASFIVTGLSLLFATPISLATAVYLALFAKGRKAAILRESIELLSGIPSIIYGLFGIAVVVPFVRNVFGGNGYSLLSAALILAIMILPTIINISEVSISAVSPSLKEASVALGATTWQTISRVILPSARSGIVASLVMALGRAVGETTAVLLVGGNAPLFPKSPVSMGRTLTMNIVTDMSYAEGVHMSALFATAMLLFFFILALNLFVIHATHRREK
- a CDS encoding phosphate ABC transporter substrate-binding protein; this translates as MKKQFVALLIVALIAGGLFAQGSKETTKTSYTFGGSSTVAPIANTAIPAFEAENPSVAITYETLGSSVGIKQLQEGTLSLAGSSRELKQSELDAGLIPTTIALDGLSVAVNKDVGISNLTMAQLASIFAGDVTNWKEVGGANETIQLVVRDETSGTYGSFKEIVLDKAKKELSKNAIVAKENGEVATKIASTPGAIGYIGMAFGKIVTEAGGRVLTIEGVEPNAENVKDGKYPISRSLYMVSKGQLEGVGKQFVDFLLGTKGQAIVLDSGFIPLN
- a CDS encoding MATE family efflux transporter encodes the protein MTGSMRFTEGPIYRPLIRFSFPVFLALFLQAAYGAVDMLVIGRFGDASDVSAVSLGAMVMQTVTFVLSDIAMGSTVLIARNIGEGKDTEVGRVIGATITLFVVLGMLAMAVMEPFSGVVIRILRTPVPAQAKATAYVRICSAGMLLIVAYNVLGAVFRGMGNSRLPLFSVALATACNIAGDLLLVGVLGMGVAGAAIATVLSQGVSVAVSLAFCRGKRFPFPFSRKHIRWNRSLCGAIFRIGLPLSFQDLLVSLSFLVIAAIINRMGLTASAGVGIAEKVCGFLMLVPSSFMQAMSAFVAQNVGSGRTERADKALWYGMLTSLAVGVCMFVLAFFHGVRLSLLFTTDTAVAAASGDYLKAYGIDCIFTSFLFCFLGYFNGRGWTKFVMVQGIVGSFGVRIPLSFVFSGLAGASLFTVGLATPSSSFVQILLCMGRFFAGRRHS